A window of Eubacteriaceae bacterium ES3 contains these coding sequences:
- the uvrC gene encoding excinuclease ABC subunit UvrC, with translation MYDRSKLKDLPQTPGVYLMKNENKEIIYVGKAINLRNRVRQYFQSRHESNSKTAVLVSHIAEIETIVTDSEMEALILESNLIKQHRPRYNILLKDDKNYPWIRVTLNEDYPKIVMTRSYKKDGSRYFGPFTSAAAVKNTIEAVSRVYPLKTCNRFIQYGKKTGRPCLNYHIGQCQGPCQGKLPPEKYKENIDAILDILNGHYTELIDNLQGKMKSSAIAQDYENAAKYRDQIEGIKHIAQKQKITSGNQQDQDFINLALDGEQACFQVFHVREGKLLGRDPFFLSGIGDESEAEIVASFLKQYYVNCGFIPKEIIIKHEPESLEALLDWLSELAGRKITITIPQRGQKVKMLEMVQENAEIALKQRFLELAQRENRKMDRMQELAEFLKLSELPVRIEAYDISNIAGSSNVGGMVVFTDGKLDKKACRRFKIKSVDGQNDYASMQEMLFRRLERAQKGGENNGFLPLPQVMMMDGGQGHVNAAKAIISMYPFDIVVCGLVKDDQHRLRGVYKDNTELLVKKASTIGVFLNEISEEVHRYAIGYHKILRKKEMLASVLEEIPGVGEKRRKALMFHFGRLENIKKATLEELTGVSGMNQKLAQAVYDFFHRDA, from the coding sequence ATGTACGATCGAAGTAAATTAAAAGACCTGCCCCAGACACCAGGGGTCTATCTGATGAAAAATGAGAACAAAGAAATAATCTATGTGGGAAAGGCTATCAATTTAAGAAATCGTGTTCGCCAGTATTTTCAATCCCGCCACGAAAGTAATTCAAAGACAGCGGTTTTAGTTTCTCATATAGCTGAGATTGAAACGATTGTGACGGATTCGGAGATGGAAGCTCTGATCCTCGAATCCAATCTGATCAAACAGCATCGTCCGCGATATAATATTCTACTAAAGGATGATAAGAATTACCCATGGATTCGAGTAACTTTAAATGAAGACTATCCCAAAATAGTAATGACAAGAAGTTATAAAAAGGATGGCAGTCGATACTTCGGACCGTTTACCAGCGCTGCAGCGGTTAAGAATACGATTGAGGCGGTTTCCCGAGTTTATCCTTTAAAAACCTGCAATCGCTTTATTCAGTATGGCAAAAAAACTGGTCGTCCTTGTCTTAACTATCATATCGGTCAGTGTCAGGGACCATGCCAGGGAAAACTCCCACCTGAAAAATACAAAGAAAATATCGATGCAATATTGGATATTTTAAATGGACATTATACGGAACTGATTGATAATTTGCAGGGAAAAATGAAATCATCAGCAATCGCTCAGGACTATGAAAATGCGGCAAAATATCGTGACCAGATTGAAGGAATTAAGCACATAGCCCAGAAACAGAAAATAACCAGTGGTAACCAGCAGGATCAGGATTTTATAAACCTTGCCTTAGATGGTGAGCAGGCTTGTTTTCAGGTTTTCCATGTCCGGGAAGGAAAACTTTTGGGACGTGACCCGTTTTTCCTAAGCGGGATAGGTGATGAAAGTGAAGCAGAAATTGTTGCAAGTTTTCTAAAACAGTATTATGTCAACTGCGGATTTATTCCTAAAGAAATAATCATAAAACATGAACCGGAATCATTAGAAGCCCTTTTAGACTGGCTGTCAGAATTGGCTGGCCGAAAAATCACCATCACCATTCCGCAGCGGGGACAAAAAGTGAAAATGCTGGAAATGGTTCAGGAAAACGCGGAAATTGCTTTAAAACAAAGATTCCTTGAGTTAGCTCAGCGAGAAAATAGAAAAATGGATCGCATGCAGGAATTAGCTGAATTTTTAAAGTTGTCAGAATTGCCGGTTCGAATTGAAGCATATGATATTTCCAATATTGCTGGCTCCAGCAATGTTGGTGGGATGGTTGTTTTTACCGACGGAAAATTGGATAAAAAGGCTTGCCGACGTTTTAAAATAAAATCTGTTGATGGACAAAACGATTATGCAAGTATGCAGGAGATGCTCTTCAGACGACTGGAAAGAGCTCAAAAGGGTGGCGAAAATAATGGTTTTCTGCCCCTTCCACAGGTGATGATGATGGACGGTGGACAAGGTCATGTCAATGCAGCCAAAGCTATTATTTCGATGTATCCCTTTGATATTGTAGTTTGTGGCTTAGTTAAAGATGACCAGCACCGCTTGCGCGGAGTCTATAAAGATAATACAGAGTTGCTGGTTAAAAAAGCCAGTACTATTGGGGTATTTCTTAATGAAATTTCTGAGGAAGTTCATCGTTATGCGATTGGGTATCATAAAATATTAAGAAAAAAGGAAATGCTGGCTTCAGTTCTTGAGGAGATTCCCGGAGTTGGTGAAAAAAGACGAAAAGCTTTGATGTTTCATTTTGGCCGTTTGGAAAATATTAAAAAAGCAACACTGGAAGAACTAACCGGTGTTTCGGGAATGAATCAGAAACTGGCCCAGGCAGTGTATGATTTTTTTCATCGCGATGCATGA
- the hprK gene encoding HPr(Ser) kinase/phosphatase, protein MKGKVSLDEFSNELCLEKIYCPGDELDLLGSGINRPGLQLHGFYEHFDPNRIQVIGKVEMSYLMALDEETRNRKIDDFFAYDFPCFIVCWELDEAEIFIPFAEKYGRYLFRSRERTTSIFYHLVSFLDQLLAPTISLHGVLVEVFGVGVLIMGPSGIGKSETALEIVKRGHCLIADDVVEVKRIRDSYLMGTAPELLQHFMEIRGIGIIDVKTLFGAQAIKRVVEIDMVIKLENWDERSPYDRLGLDEQTMDILGMDVPQVMIPVSSGRNLSSIIETAAINNRTKQYGYHSAQVFCDRITDFNDEEVKRREKIKN, encoded by the coding sequence ATGAAAGGAAAAGTCAGTCTGGATGAATTCAGCAATGAATTGTGTCTGGAAAAAATATACTGTCCTGGAGATGAATTGGATCTACTGGGCAGTGGGATCAACCGTCCGGGATTACAATTGCACGGTTTTTATGAACATTTTGATCCTAATCGGATTCAGGTGATCGGAAAAGTGGAAATGTCATATTTAATGGCGCTGGATGAAGAAACAAGAAACCGGAAAATCGATGATTTTTTTGCTTACGATTTTCCCTGCTTTATTGTTTGCTGGGAGCTTGATGAAGCTGAGATTTTCATCCCATTTGCGGAAAAATACGGTCGTTATCTATTTAGAAGTCGTGAGCGGACGACCTCGATTTTTTATCATCTGGTGAGTTTTCTGGACCAGCTTTTGGCTCCGACGATCAGTCTGCATGGTGTGCTGGTCGAAGTATTTGGTGTAGGTGTATTGATTATGGGGCCCAGTGGGATTGGTAAGAGTGAAACCGCTCTGGAAATAGTTAAAAGGGGACATTGCCTGATTGCCGATGATGTGGTTGAAGTCAAAAGAATTCGTGACTCATACTTAATGGGAACGGCACCGGAACTTTTGCAGCATTTTATGGAGATTAGGGGAATTGGTATTATAGATGTAAAAACTCTTTTCGGAGCCCAGGCGATCAAGCGGGTAGTAGAGATTGATATGGTAATAAAACTGGAAAATTGGGATGAACGCTCCCCTTATGATCGATTGGGGCTGGATGAACAGACCATGGATATTCTGGGGATGGATGTACCGCAAGTTATGATTCCGGTTTCCAGCGGCAGAAATCTTTCCAGTATCATTGAAACGGCGGCGATCAACAATCGAACTAAACAATACGGATATCATTCGGCCCAGGTATTTTGCGATCGGATAACTGATTTTAATGATGAAGAAGTGAAACGTCGCGAGAAGATTAAGAATTAA
- a CDS encoding phosphatase codes for MRNYVLDAHTHTLACGHAYNTLMELIEMAAQKNLEMICLTEHAPALPGAPNALFFANYRVIPSVIKNVKLLKGIESNILDVDGNTDIPTAFLDSIEIRSASLHTPTFKPLSKSENTSAVLGAIENPEVDFICHLGNPTYELDYEAILQEAKKHNTLIEINNASFFVRSGSKPNCTWIANRCKELEIPVIIGSDTHFASDIGAFPYVDQLLNEVGFPDELIINLETKRLIDHLEAKGRKLFKDPRDAARELFSQ; via the coding sequence TTGAGAAATTACGTTTTAGACGCCCACACCCATACCTTAGCTTGCGGACATGCTTACAATACACTAATGGAACTGATTGAAATGGCGGCACAAAAAAATCTGGAGATGATCTGTCTCACTGAGCATGCACCAGCCTTACCTGGCGCGCCCAACGCGCTTTTTTTTGCAAACTACCGGGTTATCCCCAGTGTAATCAAAAATGTGAAGCTTTTAAAAGGGATTGAGAGTAATATTTTAGATGTTGACGGTAATACAGATATTCCCACAGCCTTCTTAGATTCCATTGAAATTCGTTCGGCTTCGCTGCATACTCCGACATTTAAACCTTTATCTAAAAGTGAAAATACTAGTGCGGTATTAGGTGCTATTGAAAATCCGGAAGTTGATTTTATTTGTCATCTGGGTAATCCAACTTATGAACTGGACTATGAAGCGATCTTACAGGAAGCAAAAAAGCATAATACTCTCATCGAGATTAATAATGCGTCATTTTTTGTCAGAAGTGGATCCAAGCCCAATTGCACCTGGATAGCTAATCGTTGCAAGGAACTGGAAATTCCAGTAATTATCGGCAGTGATACACATTTTGCTTCGGATATTGGTGCGTTTCCTTATGTTGATCAATTACTGAATGAGGTTGGATTCCCTGATGAACTGATCATAAACCTTGAAACAAAAAGGCTGATCGATCATCTTGAAGCAAAGGGAAGAAAATTATTTAAAGATCCCCGGGATGCAGCTAGAGAATTGTTTTCCCAATAA
- a CDS encoding DegV family protein, with the protein MKIKILTDSACDILKEDQENLDIEIIPVYVTQEDETYRDGIDITPEEVYEQMRQGTVFKTSQIPYGDFVKRFEELILEKQPFIYLAFSSGLSGTYQAAALAERDLKEKYPEAVFKVFDTRAVCYGLGLIAYAVALAASKGETMDQLTKRIEYYSQHIRHVFTVTDLSYLYRGGRLNKSTAIIGNMLHINPLLEVSETGELKQIDKVRGDKKLLKEMVDYLEQNGDDFEHQTIGISHADNPKLLEGFVKMAGKRLNTDKFKIVTLGATVGTHSGPGTLAVFFFDEYADWARVE; encoded by the coding sequence GTGAAGATAAAAATTTTGACTGATTCAGCCTGCGATATCCTCAAAGAGGATCAGGAAAATTTAGATATTGAAATAATACCGGTTTACGTCACTCAGGAGGATGAAACCTATCGGGATGGAATTGATATTACTCCTGAAGAAGTATATGAGCAAATGAGACAGGGAACGGTCTTTAAAACCTCACAGATTCCTTATGGAGATTTTGTTAAGCGATTTGAAGAACTGATTCTAGAGAAACAGCCCTTTATCTATCTGGCCTTCTCCAGTGGCTTGTCTGGGACCTATCAGGCAGCAGCTCTGGCAGAACGTGATCTCAAGGAAAAATACCCGGAGGCAGTCTTTAAAGTTTTTGACACACGGGCAGTTTGTTATGGTCTGGGTCTAATTGCTTATGCGGTAGCGCTTGCTGCTTCTAAAGGCGAAACAATGGATCAGCTTACGAAACGGATCGAATATTACAGTCAGCATATCAGACATGTTTTTACTGTGACAGACCTCTCATATCTTTATCGAGGTGGACGTTTAAATAAAAGTACTGCCATCATCGGCAATATGCTGCATATTAATCCTCTCCTTGAAGTGAGTGAAACCGGAGAACTGAAACAGATTGACAAGGTACGGGGTGATAAAAAACTATTAAAGGAAATGGTGGATTATCTGGAACAAAATGGCGATGATTTTGAACATCAGACCATTGGCATCAGTCATGCGGATAATCCCAAATTATTGGAAGGCTTTGTTAAGATGGCGGGAAAACGCCTGAATACAGATAAATTTAAAATCGTGACACTTGGTGCAACAGTGGGGACACATTCAGGGCCGGGAACACTTGCCGTGTTCTTTTTTGATGAATACGCTGACTGGGCGAGAGTGGAATAA
- the prfA gene encoding peptide chain release factor 1, with protein sequence MLEKLDFLAEKYAELNDKISDPAVIADQNLWKKLVKEHAHIEPIIQKYNEYTQVLSGIEDAREMLADKQLDKELREMAEMEDEELSEKKAVLEEELRVLLLPKDPNDDKNVIVEIRAGAGGSEAALFAGDLFRMFTRYAERQGWKSEIMSSNIPDIGGIKEIIFLIEGNGAYSRLKYESGVHRVQRIPTTESGGRIHTSTATVAVLPEAEDVEIEVNANDLRVDVYRSSGNGGQSVNTTDSAVRITHEPTGLVVTCQDEKSQLKNKEKALKILKARLFEIEQQKQASEIAENRKSQVGSGDRSERIRTYNFPQGRISDHRIGLTVYQLEAFLDGDIDEMINALTTSDQAAKLKQNV encoded by the coding sequence ATGTTAGAGAAATTAGATTTTTTGGCAGAAAAATATGCTGAGCTAAATGACAAGATCAGTGATCCGGCAGTAATTGCCGACCAGAATTTATGGAAAAAGCTGGTTAAGGAACATGCACATATTGAACCGATCATTCAAAAGTACAATGAATATACACAAGTACTTTCAGGGATTGAGGATGCCAGAGAAATGCTGGCGGATAAGCAGTTGGATAAGGAATTGCGGGAAATGGCCGAAATGGAAGATGAAGAGCTTTCTGAGAAAAAGGCTGTTTTAGAAGAGGAATTGCGAGTATTATTGCTGCCGAAAGATCCCAATGATGACAAAAACGTTATTGTTGAAATTCGGGCTGGTGCTGGCGGGAGTGAAGCAGCTTTATTTGCCGGTGACCTGTTCCGGATGTTTACCAGATATGCCGAGCGACAGGGCTGGAAAAGCGAAATTATGTCTTCAAACATTCCGGATATTGGCGGGATCAAGGAAATTATTTTTCTAATTGAAGGGAATGGTGCCTACAGTCGGCTTAAATATGAGAGCGGAGTACACCGGGTACAGCGAATTCCAACAACAGAATCAGGCGGACGAATTCATACTTCAACAGCTACTGTGGCAGTTTTACCGGAGGCTGAAGACGTGGAAATAGAAGTTAACGCCAATGATCTGCGGGTGGATGTTTATCGTTCTTCTGGAAATGGAGGTCAGAGTGTAAATACTACTGATTCTGCCGTGCGAATTACCCACGAACCGACCGGTCTGGTTGTAACCTGTCAGGACGAAAAGTCCCAGTTGAAAAATAAAGAGAAGGCTTTAAAAATCTTAAAGGCCAGATTATTTGAGATTGAGCAGCAGAAACAGGCCAGTGAAATTGCAGAAAACCGAAAAAGTCAGGTTGGAAGTGGAGACCGAAGTGAACGGATTCGGACCTACAATTTTCCTCAGGGAAGAATTTCCGATCATCGTATTGGTTTGACTGTTTATCAATTGGAAGCATTTCTTGACGGTGATATTGACGAAATGATTAATGCCTTGACGACCAGTGATCAGGCGGCAAAATTAAAACAGAATGTCTAA
- a CDS encoding 4Fe-4S binding protein: MKKVYVKDQSACVACLACEMACSTAFYKQYDPELTCVKVTEKNDGSLKTLVCVQCGKCAKSCEAGAITQNKFGVYMINKKLCVNCGKCVEACPFGVLVKSEDKDVPSKCIACGICVTACPQDVLEIKEA, encoded by the coding sequence ATGAAGAAAGTATATGTAAAAGATCAATCTGCCTGTGTGGCCTGTCTTGCCTGTGAAATGGCCTGTTCAACTGCTTTTTATAAACAGTATGATCCGGAATTGACTTGTGTCAAAGTGACAGAGAAAAATGATGGCAGTCTGAAAACTTTAGTTTGTGTACAGTGTGGAAAATGTGCAAAATCTTGTGAAGCAGGTGCAATTACCCAGAATAAATTTGGGGTTTATATGATTAATAAAAAACTTTGCGTAAATTGCGGGAAATGTGTGGAAGCCTGTCCATTTGGTGTGCTGGTTAAATCAGAAGATAAAGATGTGCCTTCTAAATGCATTGCGTGTGGAATCTGTGTAACGGCTTGTCCGCAAGATGTACTGGAAATTAAAGAAGCATAA
- a CDS encoding glycine--tRNA ligase, which translates to MSDFTMAEIVSLAKMRGIIFPGSEIYDGLANSWDYGPLGVEMKNNVKKAWWKKFVQESPYNVGLDAAILMNPKTWVASGHVGGFNDPLMDCKSCKSRFRADKLIEDYYLEKGEEVVVDGWSNEQMMDFIRENDLACPECGKSDFTDIRQFNLMFKTFQGVNEDTASEIFLRPETAQGIFVNFKNVQRSSRKKIPFGIAQVGKSFRNEITPGNFIFRTREFEQMELEFFCAPGTDLEWFDYWKAFCKKWLFDLGMKDENIRFRDHEKEELSHYSNATTDVEFRFPFGWGELWGIADRTDFDLTQHQTHSGKDMKYTDPITNEKFIPYCIEPSLGADRVFLAFLCNAMEKETIENGAKTEERNVLRIHPFLSAYKAAVLPLSKKLSEKAESVFSLLSKEMMVEYDEAGSIGKRYRRQDEIGTPYCITIDFDTLEDESVTLRDRDTMVQIRLPIDEVADYIKERIAF; encoded by the coding sequence ATGTCTGATTTTACAATGGCTGAAATTGTCAGTCTTGCCAAAATGCGTGGTATTATTTTCCCCGGCTCAGAAATATATGATGGTCTGGCCAACAGTTGGGATTACGGTCCTTTGGGTGTGGAAATGAAAAATAATGTTAAAAAAGCCTGGTGGAAGAAATTTGTCCAGGAATCTCCCTATAACGTGGGCCTTGATGCGGCTATTCTGATGAACCCTAAAACCTGGGTAGCCTCTGGGCACGTAGGCGGATTCAATGATCCATTAATGGACTGCAAATCCTGCAAATCCCGTTTTCGGGCCGATAAATTAATCGAAGATTATTACCTGGAAAAAGGTGAAGAAGTTGTTGTCGATGGCTGGTCCAATGAACAAATGATGGACTTTATTCGTGAAAATGATCTGGCCTGTCCAGAATGCGGAAAAAGCGATTTTACTGATATTCGCCAGTTTAACCTGATGTTTAAAACCTTTCAGGGTGTTAACGAGGACACTGCCAGTGAAATTTTCCTGCGACCGGAAACCGCCCAGGGAATTTTTGTCAATTTCAAAAACGTCCAAAGAAGCAGCCGAAAAAAAATTCCTTTTGGAATTGCTCAAGTTGGTAAATCTTTCCGAAATGAAATCACTCCGGGTAATTTCATTTTTAGAACCCGTGAATTTGAACAGATGGAGCTTGAATTTTTCTGTGCCCCAGGAACTGATCTTGAATGGTTCGATTACTGGAAAGCCTTCTGTAAAAAATGGTTGTTTGACCTTGGCATGAAAGACGAAAACATTCGCTTTAGAGATCACGAAAAAGAAGAGCTATCCCATTACAGTAACGCTACAACAGACGTAGAGTTCCGCTTCCCGTTCGGTTGGGGTGAACTCTGGGGGATTGCCGACCGAACTGATTTTGATTTAACCCAACATCAAACCCACTCGGGGAAAGATATGAAATATACTGATCCTATAACCAACGAAAAATTCATTCCTTACTGTATTGAACCGTCTCTGGGTGCTGATCGCGTATTTCTGGCATTTTTATGTAATGCCATGGAAAAGGAAACCATTGAGAATGGAGCTAAAACTGAAGAACGAAATGTACTTCGTATTCATCCATTTTTATCGGCTTATAAAGCTGCAGTTTTACCGCTCTCTAAAAAGTTAAGCGAAAAAGCTGAATCAGTTTTCAGCTTACTTTCAAAAGAAATGATGGTTGAATACGATGAAGCAGGCAGTATCGGGAAACGATATCGACGTCAGGATGAAATTGGAACCCCCTACTGTATCACCATCGATTTTGACACTTTAGAAGACGAATCCGTTACCCTGCGTGACCGTGATACCATGGTTCAAATTCGTTTACCTATAGATGAAGTCGCTGACTATATCAAAGAACGAATTGCTTTTTAA
- a CDS encoding Na/Pi cotransporter family protein, with protein MTLEMLIGLFGGLGLFIFGMNMMSDGLKTVAGTKMKQLLEILTSNRIKAILVGTLVTMIVQSSSTTTVMVVGFVNASLMTLAQAAGVILGANIGTTITAQMIAFNVSDVAPVFIGVGALITMFGRTKKNRDLGSVLLGFGILFFGISTMSSAMKPLRESEEFIYLLTTYGTNPLLGLLIGTGITAIIQSSSASLGLLQALAISGVFSTMGATEAIDVCIPILIGTNIGTCVTALISSIGTSVAAKKAAFIHLFVNIFGAIWVMALLGVMDSLMTVNPIYTFIANVSGTMVDSSGEVVPNVAREIAMAHTLFNIINTIVLFPVINYFVKALDHFMPEQEAEKGLYLDDRLLNNPSIALGQVGKEMVRLGNLVIKNFFESCEVIMTKDSKLLEEITEREERIDEFQQGIIDFTVKLSNENMSEAENDQLAFFMKGSHDLERIGDHAMNISELLEMQVNRKIQFSEIANQELLTLINITTNTLKDMVMLLETDELELCYKILDEEDEIDELTEKLKDDHIDRLNEGICNPYAGIIFMDLLTNIERVGDHASNIAQGILGLKLHQGLISQSEYNEAGFNEYGGLSS; from the coding sequence ATGACGCTAGAAATGCTGATAGGTCTATTTGGCGGTTTGGGACTTTTCATCTTTGGAATGAATATGATGAGTGATGGCTTGAAGACTGTCGCTGGTACAAAAATGAAACAATTGCTGGAAATATTAACCAGTAATCGAATTAAAGCAATTCTTGTCGGGACACTTGTCACGATGATTGTTCAGAGCTCCAGCACGACTACAGTAATGGTGGTAGGTTTTGTTAACGCTTCACTGATGACACTTGCTCAAGCAGCTGGAGTTATTCTTGGGGCAAATATTGGAACAACAATTACAGCACAAATGATTGCTTTTAATGTTTCTGATGTTGCACCGGTTTTTATTGGTGTGGGTGCGCTGATCACGATGTTTGGCAGGACCAAAAAAAATCGCGATCTCGGGAGTGTGCTGTTGGGCTTTGGTATCCTATTTTTTGGAATCTCGACAATGTCCTCTGCGATGAAACCGCTGCGTGAAAGTGAAGAGTTTATTTATCTGCTGACTACTTATGGGACGAATCCTTTACTGGGACTGCTGATTGGGACCGGAATTACAGCTATTATTCAAAGCAGCAGTGCATCATTAGGCTTGCTTCAGGCACTGGCTATTTCAGGCGTATTTTCGACAATGGGAGCGACTGAAGCCATCGATGTCTGTATTCCGATTCTAATCGGAACCAATATTGGTACCTGTGTGACGGCTTTAATTTCCAGTATTGGTACCTCAGTAGCGGCTAAAAAGGCAGCCTTTATTCATCTGTTCGTTAATATATTTGGAGCGATTTGGGTAATGGCCTTGTTGGGTGTTATGGATAGTCTGATGACTGTCAATCCCATCTACACATTTATAGCCAATGTATCTGGTACAATGGTTGATTCCAGCGGTGAAGTTGTTCCCAATGTGGCCCGCGAGATAGCCATGGCCCATACTTTGTTTAACATTATTAATACAATAGTATTATTTCCGGTTATCAATTATTTTGTTAAAGCTCTGGATCATTTTATGCCAGAACAGGAAGCTGAAAAGGGCTTGTATCTGGATGATCGCTTGTTAAACAATCCTTCTATTGCCTTGGGTCAAGTGGGGAAAGAAATGGTCCGATTGGGCAATCTGGTAATAAAAAATTTCTTTGAGTCCTGTGAAGTCATTATGACCAAAGACTCCAAATTACTGGAAGAGATCACAGAACGCGAAGAACGGATTGATGAATTCCAGCAGGGAATCATTGATTTCACGGTAAAATTATCGAATGAAAATATGTCCGAAGCAGAAAATGACCAACTAGCCTTTTTTATGAAAGGCAGCCACGATCTGGAACGAATTGGTGATCATGCGATGAATATCAGCGAATTACTGGAAATGCAGGTAAACAGAAAAATTCAGTTCAGTGAGATAGCCAATCAGGAGTTATTAACGCTGATTAACATTACGACTAATACCCTCAAAGATATGGTGATGCTTTTAGAAACTGATGAACTGGAACTTTGTTATAAAATTTTAGATGAGGAAGATGAAATTGATGAGCTGACCGAAAAGCTAAAGGATGATCACATTGATAGATTAAATGAAGGGATCTGCAACCCTTACGCTGGGATTATCTTTATGGATTTATTGACAAATATTGAGCGGGTAGGCGACCATGCTTCAAACATAGCACAAGGGATTTTAGGTCTTAAACTGCATCAGGGTTTAATCAGCCAAAGTGAATATAATGAAGCTGGTTTTAATGAATATGGCGGTCTCTCAAGTTAA